The nucleotide window GGTCGAAGGCGACGCCGACCCGGCCACCTGGAACGCGCTGGCCGGAGCGGTGCGCAACCCGGCCATCGACGAACTCTTCTCGGCGCGGGCCGGCGGAGGAGCGGAGCTGAACGGGCGCCGCCTGCAGGTGAAGACCGGCGTGCCGCTGTCCCTGGCCCTGTTCGGCACCGGCTTCTCCTACGACTCGGTGCGACGCACCCGCCAGGCGAAGGTGCTGCACGGCCTCATCCACCGGGTGCGGGACGTGCGCCGGATGGGAGCGGCGTCGCTCGACCTGTGCTCGGTCGCCGCCGGTCGGCTCGACCTCTACTACGAACGCGGACTCAACCCGTGGGACCACGCGGCCGGCGGACTGGTGGCGGCGGAAGCCGGTGCCAGGGTCGGCGCGTTCGGCGACGACCGTGAAGGCCTCAACCTTCTCATCGCCGCGGCTCCCGACCTCTACGCCACCGCGGAGCCGCTCCTCGTGAATCTTTTCAATGAATTTATGGCGGACGACGACATATAGGGTTCCGGTCCGCCGGCGACGGTTTTCCGTCGCGCGATGGCAGGCCAGAAGGCGGTTCCAGGCCCGGTCCGAGGTTTCGCGACACGGTGTCGGGCCGGCCCGATCTGCCCCGTCAGTGGGGGCGATCCGGCATCGCCGGATGGAGATTTCGCGGCTCGCCCGCTAGCCTTTATCTATTCGTTACTTTGGCCTGGCCTGAATGACGAGCATCTCGCCCCGTCAATCGCGCCGAAAGTACCGTTACTTTGTCACCTCACTCCCCGCAGTCGGATGCCTCCGCACCCGACCCGAGTGACCCCACACAAAGCGACCTGGCAGTGGCCGGCAGCACGCCTGCACGCGTGCTCACGCGCCGCGAACTGCGCGATCTGGAACGCCGAGCCGCGACGCCCGCTGCCGAGCCGAGCCCCGCTGCCGCTCACCACGGAGCCCACACCGACGACGCCTTCGAGTTCCCCGCCGCGGAGCTCAGCGCCGAGGCTCAGGTGCTGGTCGGCGCCGAGCTGGCCGAGCCGCACCTCGAACCCGTTGTCATCAAGGCGCCGGACCTCGCCCTGCCGGCCGAGCCGGCTTACGAGCAGCTCACCAGCGATGTGTCGCCGAACACCACCACGACCACCATCGTCCTGCCCTCCCGCGCGGCTCTGCGCGCGCAGCTGCGCGCCGAACAGGCCAGCACCGAGGCGCCTGCCCCTCTGGCTCCCGTCGAGGCCGCAGCGCCCCGCACAACGCCGGCCGAACCTGAGCGCGTGCTGCCGGCCTACGTGCCGCGCACCCGTGCCCGCACCGGCACCGCGAACCGGGCTCCGGTCTCCGTGCGCTCCGGCCACCACCGCATGCGCCTGCTCGCCACCAAGGGCGGCTCCATCGTCGCGATGTCGATTGTGGCCCTGATGGCCGTCGCGACCTCCCTTCCCGCCGACGCGCTGCTGTCGTCCAGTGACGTGCGCGCCGCGGCGCTCGAGGCGCAGAAGCCGGCCAGCAGCGAGCCGGCGCAGACGATCGACCTCGCCAACGGCACCGACACCATCACGGTGGAGCAGGACAGCTACCAGGCCAAGTCCATCGCCGAGGTCGCCGCCGCCAGCGGCATCCGCTTGGAAGACTCCTTCACCAACAACCCGAACGGCACCATCCAGTGGCCGTTCGCGGTCGGCGTGCACATCGGCGACCAGTTCGGCTACCGCAACTGCGCCGGCTGCTCGGTGAACCACGGCGGCCAGGACTTCAACCCCGGCGTCGGCGCTCCGATCCAAGCGATCGCCGACGGCGTGGTGAGCTTCACCGAAGACGGCGAAGGCAGCCTGGGCGTGCACATGGTCATCGATCACATGATCGACGGCGAACTGGTCTCCAGCGTCTACGCCCACATGATCCACGGCTCGATGCTGCTG belongs to Cryobacterium sp. SO2 and includes:
- a CDS encoding inositol monophosphatase family protein, which gives rise to MTTPASTELLALAQKTAITAGELARRRRAEGVEIAASKSSPEDVVTLADRETETRIRELLADARPNDGFYGEESTATAGTSGLTWVVDPIDGTVNYLYGIPFYAVSIAVVEGDADPATWNALAGAVRNPAIDELFSARAGGGAELNGRRLQVKTGVPLSLALFGTGFSYDSVRRTRQAKVLHGLIHRVRDVRRMGAASLDLCSVAAGRLDLYYERGLNPWDHAAGGLVAAEAGARVGAFGDDREGLNLLIAAAPDLYATAEPLLVNLFNEFMADDDI
- a CDS encoding peptidoglycan DD-metalloendopeptidase family protein, with amino-acid sequence MLTRRELRDLERRAATPAAEPSPAAAHHGAHTDDAFEFPAAELSAEAQVLVGAELAEPHLEPVVIKAPDLALPAEPAYEQLTSDVSPNTTTTTIVLPSRAALRAQLRAEQASTEAPAPLAPVEAAAPRTTPAEPERVLPAYVPRTRARTGTANRAPVSVRSGHHRMRLLATKGGSIVAMSIVALMAVATSLPADALLSSSDVRAAALEAQKPASSEPAQTIDLANGTDTITVEQDSYQAKSIAEVAAASGIRLEDSFTNNPNGTIQWPFAVGVHIGDQFGYRNCAGCSVNHGGQDFNPGVGAPIQAIADGVVSFTEDGEGSLGVHMVIDHMIDGELVSSVYAHMIHGSMLLKTGDVVKVGQVIGQVGTTGMSTGPHLHFEIRIGGIKGTKVDPLVWLYANTN